The DNA segment TCTGGAAATGGCCGCGTTGCTGGTATTGCTGATCGCCGGCTTTTTGGTGCCGGTGCCGCTGTTAATGCTGCACGTGGTCGAAGCCGTGGTGCAGGCCTATATCTTCGGCATGCTGGCCTTGATTTACATCGCCGGCGCGCTGGAGCCCAACGAATCCGACACTTCAGCCACGGAGAATCCGTCATGACCGATTTACACCTGTTCAGCATCATCTCCACCGGCGTGGCCGGCTTGGTCATCGCCCTGGGCACCATGCTGCCGGCCATCGCGATGGGCAAGGCCATTGCCAGCGCGTTGGAGGCGCTGGCCCGGCAGCCGGAAGCGGAAAAAACCATCACCCGCACCTTATTTATCGGTTTGGCGATGATCGAATCGCTGGCGATTTATTGTCTGGTGGTGGCGTTGATCGTGCTGTTCCGCAACCCGTTGTTGGAGTATTTCCTGGGTTAGGCCGCCGAGTGATCGCTATCGCCCTCCAATCCACCGGACCTCTGCCATGATGCAACTCGACTGGACCACGTTTATTTTGGAAATCCTCAATTTCCTGGTGTTGGTGTGGATACTGCAGCGTTTTCTGTACCGGCCGGCTTTGGCGTTACTGGACGCCCGCCAGCAACGCATCAACCAGCAAACCGAGCGCGCCGCGCAATTGCACGCCGAAGCCGAAGCCTTGCAACGCCAGTACCAGGCGCGCCTGGCGGATTGGCAGCAACAACAGGATGCCGCGCGGCGGGCGCTGGAGGAAGAGTTGGCGCAACTGCGCAGCAGCGAATTGGACGCGCTGCGGAAAACTTTGGCCGACGAAGAAGCCAAGTTTCGGGTGCGCAATCAGGCGGCCACCGCCACCCGCGAAGCCGCCTTGATCCGCGAAGCGGCGGCCAAGGCCTACGCTCAGACCGCAGCTATGCTGCAGCGGATGGCCGGACCGGATTTGACCGGACGCATCGTCGAGATTTTCCTGGAAGATTTGCGGCAGTTGCCGGAAGCCGATCTGGCAGCGTTGCATAAAGCGGCGGCCGCTCTGATCCAGGCGTCGGCGGTGACGATAGCCAGCGCCCACCCGTTAACCGACGCCGATCAGAGCCGGCTCGGCCAAGCATTGTCGGCGGCGGCCGGTCGCGAGCTGGCTTTCAACTTCTCCATCGACCCGGCCTTGATCGCCGGCGTCCGCGCCGTAGTCGGCGAATGCCAGTTGCACGCCAATTTGGCCGACGAATTGGCCTTTTTCCGCCGCCAAACCAACCATGACTGAGCCGAACACGTCCTATCGGTTCGGCTTACGCCTATCCGAACGCGGCTGCGTCGCAGGCATCGGCGACGGCATCGCCTGGATCCGCGGTCTGCCGTCGGCCCGGCTCGACGAATTGATCGGCTTCGACGACGGTAGTTCGGGTTTGGTATTCCAACTCGGCAAGGAAGTGTTGGGCGCGATCCTGCTGTCGCAGAGTCGCGGCGTCACCGCCGGCATGGCGGTACAGCACATCGGCCGTAAATTGGAGATCGGCGTCGGCGACGCCTTGCTCGGCCGGGTAGTCGATCCGCTGGGCAGTCCGCTGGACGGTTTGCCGGCGCCGCAAACCCGCCAGTTCCGGCCGTTGGAAGCGGCCGCACCGAGCATTATCGAACGCGATTTCGTCAGCGAGCCGTTTTATACCGGTAGCAAGATCGTCGATAGTCTGATCCCGATCGGCAAGGGCCAGCGCCAATTGATCATCGGCGACGATGGCGTCGGCAAAAGCGCCCTGGCCTTGGATGCGGTGTTGAACCAGCGCGGCCGCAATGTGTTGTGCGTGATGGTGTTGATCGGCCAACCGCGCTCGTCGGTGGCCGGCACCTTGGAAGCCTTGCGCGCCGGCGGCGCACTGGATTACACCGTGCTGGTGGTGGCCGAAGCCAACGCCTTGCCGGGCTTTCGTTATCTGGCGCCGTTTGCCGGCTGCGCGATCGCCGAGCACTGGATGCGGCTGGGCCGCGATACCCTGGTGGTCTACGACGATCTGACCCGCCACGCCCAATCCTACCGCGAGCTGTCGCTACTATTGCAACGGCCGCCGGGCCGCGAAGCCTATCCGGGCGACATTTTTTATCTGCATTCGCGTTTGCTGGAGCGCTCGACGGTGTTGAGCCTGCAACACGGCGGCGGCAGCATGACCGCGCTACCGATCATCGAAACCCGGCAAGGTGAATTGTCGGCTTACATCCCGACCAATCTGATTTCGATTACCGACGGCCAGATTTATTTCGAGAGCAAACTGTTTGCCGCCGGCATCCTGCCGGCGATCGATATCGGCCGCTCGGTGTCGCGGATCGGCGGCAAGGCCCAGCATCCGGCCATCAAAAACGCCGCCGCCCATATCAGGCTGGACTATCTGCAATTTCTGGAGCTGGAGCTATTTGCCCGCTTCGGCACCCGTCTGGAAGCCAGCGTCGAGGAAAAACTACAGCGTGGCCGGCTGTTGCGGGAAATTCTGAAGCAAGACCGCTTGCAGCCCTGGTCCGAACCGGCACATCTGGCTTGGTTGCTGGCTTACGGTGAAGGTATGCTGGCCGATCTCGCGCCGGAACAAGCGTCCGGGGTGTTGGCCTATCTGCAGCAACAACTGGCGGAGACCCGCTTGAGCTTGGATTCGCCGAAGCAGCAATGGCTGGCGGCGCTCAGGCAATGGCTGGCGGCTAAGCCATGAGCCAGCGCCGCGAAGTCGAAGCCCGGCTGGCCTTGTTCGACGAATTGTCCGGCATCCTCGGCGCGATGCGCAGCTTTGCGTTGGCCGAATTGCGTAAGGTCGGCAAGCGCGAAGCTAGCCAGCAGCAGGTGGTCGAGTCGTTGGCGGCCGCTTTGCTCGATTTGTCCAGTGCGCTGCCGGAAGGCTTTTATGCCGATACCGCCAACACTCGCGGCGATATCTGGTTGCTGTTCGGTTCAGTGCGCGGCTTTTGCGGCAGTTTCAACGAAGACGTGCTGCGTTTTTGGCAGGGTGCGGCCGACCCGCAAGCGCAGCTGATTTTGGTGGGCGAACGCCTGCATGGCCTATTCGACGGTCATGAATCCGCCGTTTTTCTGGACGGCGCCGAAGGCGGGCTGGATGCGCCGGCGGCGATTGACCGGATTTTGGCGGCGGTCGCCGAACTGCGCAGCGATGGCGATTATGGTTTGATGGTCTGCATCCGCGACGAGCAGGGCGCTCGCAGCCAGCGCTTGTGGCCGTTGCCACCCACTGCCGGCGGCAGTGTTCCGCTGGAACTGCCGTTGACTTATCAGCGTCCTGCCGCAGTTGCGATGGGCGTTGCCGAACAGTACTTGTTCCATGTGCTGCTGGCGCTGCTGTTGCGTTCGATTCGGGTCGAAAACCACATGCGGCTGATGCAGATGGAAACCGCGCTGCGCCATCTGGAACGCGGCGGCGAGGACTTGCAACGCCAGCGCAACCGCCTGCGGCAGGAGGAAATCGTCGAGGAAATCGAGTTGATGGTCGGCCGGCGGTAGCAAACCGCACTCGCCCAGGTCCCCAAGTCAACCGCCCGACCCGGCACCCGATCGGCCGGGCCACTTTGCTCTTTTCAATCAGTCGTTTTGCAAAACCCGGCCCGGCCGACCGGCGCCGTGCCACCGCTACCTGCCTAGGCGCAATCCCTCTTGCGTTCTCGTTTCAAAATTGCCTCGATTTTCGCAACTGTTGCGGCCCGGACTGACCTTGGCTTCAAGTTCCGCGAGTATGGGCTACAGTTTACCGGTAACGCGCCGCGGCCAGCAGGCCGGCGCAGCGCGGCCGGAGGCCTTGGTTGGTAACAGCCGGTGCCGCATCCTTTCAACTTATTACAGAAGGAGTAAAACATGACGGAAAAACATTGTTTAATTGTCGACGACAGCAAGATGTCCAGAATGATGGTGAAAAAAATCATTCTGGAGGCGCATCCCGATTGGCATATCGTCGAAGCCGAGAACGGGCAGCAGGCGATCGACAGAGCCGGCGAAGCCAAGTACGACATCATTTTGCTGGATTACAACATGCCCGTCATGGAAGGCGGCCAAGCGGCCGAAATCATCCGTCCGATGCAAGCCGAGGCCAAGATTGCATTCCTGACCGCCAACGTGCAAGAGGCGGTAAAGAATCTGGCGGTGCAATTGCACATCGACTTTATCCCCAAACCGATCACAGAAGCCAAAATCAAAGCCTATGTCGGATAACTTGATTGAGAATGACGAAGATTTTTTAGATGCCGTCGCCGAAGTGCTTAATATCGGCATGGGTTACGCTGCCAGCGTACTCAGCGAAATGGTCAACGAAGAGGTGAAGCTGAGTGTGCCCGGTGTGACCTTTGTCTCGCGTCCGGAGGCTTTGAAGGTGATTCAAGCCAAGACCGATCGCGATGTCAGCGGCGTTTGCCAGCAATTCGACGGCGTGATGGGCGGCGACGTATTGCTGCTGTTTCCGGAGGAAAAAAGCCTGCAGTTGGTCAGAGCCGTACTGCAGCAGGACTTGTCGCTGGAAGACTTGACCGAAATGGAACAGGAGGCCATGGCGGAAATCGGCAATGTCATATTAAACGGTTGTCTGTGCAGCATCGCCGATCTGTTCAATCAGCGGATTTCCGGCGGCATCCCCGAATTCGTGAAAGGTTCTTTGGCGGACATCCTTGCCGACAACGAGCTGCGTGAAAAAGTCGAGGCTTGTGTGTTGTTGCTGAACATGGAGTTCTCGCTCGATAAGAACCGCGTCGAGGGTTACGTCACCTTCCTGATGGACGTCGAATCGATGTCGATATTCAAGCAAAGCGTCAAGTCTTATCTGGGTATGTGATGGTAGGAAATAGTAAGCCGGATTTGGATTTCGTCAGGTCAAGCCTGTTTCAGGCTATTTTCGAAAACTGCCAGTTTGGATTGATCGTTGTGAACCGGGCTTGTGCCGTCGTTGCCTGGAACCCGTGGATGGCGAAGTGCAGCGGTATCGATGCCGAGCGGGCGTTCGGCAAATCTTTAGCCGAACTATTCCCCAATGTGGCCGGCGGCAGTTTGCAAAGAGCGATAGACGTTGCTTTGAGCCACGGCATGTCGTCGATTATTTCCCATACCTTAAACCGCAATCCGCTGCCGTTGACTGCTGCCAGCGGCGCAGCCATCGATCAGCAATTGAAGGTTACGCCGCTCAATACTGAAGATTCGAGTCTTTGTTTGATTCAAATCAACGATATTACGGCCGCGGTCAAGCGCGATAGCCAACTGCTGGATAACGTCGCCGAGCTGAGTTTTCATAAATACGCATTCGACCAGCACGCAATCGTGGCCGTTACTGAAGTGGACGGCACCATTACTTACGTTAACGATCTGTTTTGCAAAGTCAGCCAATACTCGCGGGAGGAGTTGATCGGCCAGAACCACAGGCTGTTGAACTCGGGGCTGCATTCGCAGCAGTTTTTTCGGGATATGTTTAAGGTTATCGGCAAAGGCAAGGTCTGGCAGGGCGATATCTGCAATCGGACCAAGAGCGGCGAGCTGTACTGGGTATCGACCACTATCGTGCCGGACATCGGCCAGAATGGGAAACCGCGGCGGTATCTGGCGATTCGTACCGATATCACCGAACGCAAACGCGCAGAAGAAGCCGCCAACGCCGCGACGGTGGCCAAATCGCAATTTTTGGCCAATATGAGCCACGAAATCCGGACGCCGATGAACGCGATTTTGGGTCTGACTCGCCAGGTATTGGAAACCGAACTGACGGCGGAGCAACGCGAACAATTGGATAAAGTCAGAAAGTCCGGCCAGGTGCTGATCCGGATCATTAATGACATTCTGGATTTTTCCCGATTCGAGTCCGGTGCCGTGGCGCTGGAACAGCTGCCGATCAGACTTGAGACGGTGTTGCAGGAAGTCACCGACTTGTTCGGCGCCCAGATCGAAGAAAAAGGCTTGGAGATGTTTGTGGACATTCATCCCGATACGCCGTTTTACGTGATGGGCGATCCACATCGACTGACCCAAATTCTTAACAATCTGATCAGTAACGCGATTAAATTTACCGAAAATGGCGAAATTTACCTGTCGGTACAAGCGGATGGCCGGACCGAAAAAACAGTGACCCTGGTTTTTAGCGTCCGCGATACCGGGATCGGCGTGTCGGCGGATAAAATCGAATCCCTGTTCAATCCCTTTGTGCAGGCCGACAATTCGACCACGCGGCGGTTCGGCGGCAGCGGCTTGGGATTGGCCATATCCCGGAAGCTGGTGGAGCTGATGGGCGGGCGTATCGAGATGACCAGTACCTGCGGCCAGGGTACCTGTGTCAATTTTTCGATCGAGGTGGGATTAATGCCGGGCGAGGCCGTTCTGTCGCACACCTCGGCCGGGGATTTGCAAAGCTTGCTGGGAAAGCGGGTTTTGATCGTGGACGACATCGAGTCGTCGCGCAATATTCTGTCGCGTCTGATCGGTTTATGGGGGATGCATGCGGTCATGGCCGGTTCCGGCGAAGAAGCGTTGGTGGCGATAGAACAGGCCTTGCGTGAGCGGTGGCCTTTTTACGCGGTGCTGCTGGATTGGCGTATGCCGGGAATGAGCGGATTGCAAGTGGCGGCGGAGTTGAAAAAACGGCTGAGCGGGGGAGAAGCTAACGATCCGCTCAAGGTGTTGATGGTCACCGCTTACGATAAGCAGGCGCTGCTGCGGCATCCCGATGCACATTTCGTCGACAACGTGCTGTCGAAACCGATTCTGCCTTCCAAGTTGTTCGATGCGCTGTTGAGCCGTAAAACCAATCCTGACGTGGTTGCGCCGGAATTGACCAGGCGCCGCTTCGAAGGGCTTAGGGTGTTGCTGGTGGAAGATCACGATATCAATCAGGAAGTCGCCGTCAATTTTTTAAAAAAACGCGGGGTAGACGTTACAGTGGCCTGGCATGGTTTGGAAGCGGTCGAGTTTGTCAAGCGCCGCACATTCGACTTGGTGTTGATGGATTTGCACATGCCGGTGATGGGAGGGCAGGAAGCCACTCGTTTGATTCGGGAAATGCCGCAAGGCCGGAATCTGCCGATCGTGGCGATGACCGCCGCCATTTTGGACGAAGATCGCAGAGCTTGCCTGGAGGCCGGCATGGACGATTTTATTCCGAAACCGGTAGAGCCGACCGATCTGGCCCGGGTATTGGAGCTTTTCAGTCGGCGCGGCCCGTTGGCGGCGCAAGTCGAACAGGCCGCGATCATAACCCATCGGCCCATCTTGGATGTGACCCAAAGTTTGCGTCTGCTGGACGGCGACATCGCTTTGCTGCAACGGCTGATCAGCAGCTTCATCGAGCGTTTTCACGATATTACGGCGCAGTTATCCGCATTGCTGGCCAAGCGCAATCCAAAGGAAGCGGCCAATATGATTCATGCCGTGAAAGGGGTTGCCGCCAATCTGGGGGCATCGGCGTTGGCGGACGCCTGTAGCCGGTTGATGGAGGAAATCAAGCTGGACAGCGGGACCTTGTCGCTGGATGCATTCAACGCGGTGTTCACCGAAACCGTCAAGGAGATGCAAGTTTTTCTGGGTAAGCATCCGCAAGCCGCAAGCGTCAAAGTCGAAGAAAACGACTACGTTGCCTCGGCCGAGACCTTGCTGGAATTGGAGCCGTATCTGCTGCGCCAGGAAATCATTCCCGATGCATTGCTTGAGGCCCTTGACCAACTGGCAGCCGACAACTCGGACGGTTCCGCTTTATTGCGGCAGTTGAAATACCACCTGGACAATTTCGATCACCGGCAAGCGCGCGAGGTATTCGCGAATTGGAAATGGAGCACTGGGGGGCAAGCGTGAGCGGTAGTGCCCCCAGCCTAAAACCCCTGGTACTGCTGGTGGACGATTTGCCGGCCAACTTGCACGTGCTGGTGTCGGCCTTAAAGACGGACTTCCGCCTGAAAACCGCGACCAGCGGCGCGGACGCGTTAGCCTTGCTGGAGCAACAGGACGATCTGCCGAAACTGGTCGTCCTCGACGTCAAAATGCCGGGTATCGGCGGCATCGAGGTATTGCGCAGGATGCGGGCGTCGCCGGCAACCGGCGACATTCCGGTGATTCTGTTAAGTGCCGACAGTTCGGAACAAAACGAGTTGGCCGGCCTGCACCTCGGCGCGGACGATTACTTGGTCAAACCGATCTCGCCCAATGTCTTGTCGGTAAGGGTCCACAACCAGATTCAGCGCCACGC comes from the Methylomonas sp. EFPC3 genome and includes:
- the atpE gene encoding ATP synthase F0 subunit C, which translates into the protein MTDLHLFSIISTGVAGLVIALGTMLPAIAMGKAIASALEALARQPEAEKTITRTLFIGLAMIESLAIYCLVVALIVLFRNPLLEYFLG
- a CDS encoding F0F1 ATP synthase subunit delta — its product is MMQLDWTTFILEILNFLVLVWILQRFLYRPALALLDARQQRINQQTERAAQLHAEAEALQRQYQARLADWQQQQDAARRALEEELAQLRSSELDALRKTLADEEAKFRVRNQAATATREAALIREAAAKAYAQTAAMLQRMAGPDLTGRIVEIFLEDLRQLPEADLAALHKAAAALIQASAVTIASAHPLTDADQSRLGQALSAAAGRELAFNFSIDPALIAGVRAVVGECQLHANLADELAFFRRQTNHD
- a CDS encoding F0F1 ATP synthase subunit alpha; its protein translation is MTEPNTSYRFGLRLSERGCVAGIGDGIAWIRGLPSARLDELIGFDDGSSGLVFQLGKEVLGAILLSQSRGVTAGMAVQHIGRKLEIGVGDALLGRVVDPLGSPLDGLPAPQTRQFRPLEAAAPSIIERDFVSEPFYTGSKIVDSLIPIGKGQRQLIIGDDGVGKSALALDAVLNQRGRNVLCVMVLIGQPRSSVAGTLEALRAGGALDYTVLVVAEANALPGFRYLAPFAGCAIAEHWMRLGRDTLVVYDDLTRHAQSYRELSLLLQRPPGREAYPGDIFYLHSRLLERSTVLSLQHGGGSMTALPIIETRQGELSAYIPTNLISITDGQIYFESKLFAAGILPAIDIGRSVSRIGGKAQHPAIKNAAAHIRLDYLQFLELELFARFGTRLEASVEEKLQRGRLLREILKQDRLQPWSEPAHLAWLLAYGEGMLADLAPEQASGVLAYLQQQLAETRLSLDSPKQQWLAALRQWLAAKP
- a CDS encoding F0F1 ATP synthase subunit gamma, encoding MSQRREVEARLALFDELSGILGAMRSFALAELRKVGKREASQQQVVESLAAALLDLSSALPEGFYADTANTRGDIWLLFGSVRGFCGSFNEDVLRFWQGAADPQAQLILVGERLHGLFDGHESAVFLDGAEGGLDAPAAIDRILAAVAELRSDGDYGLMVCIRDEQGARSQRLWPLPPTAGGSVPLELPLTYQRPAAVAMGVAEQYLFHVLLALLLRSIRVENHMRLMQMETALRHLERGGEDLQRQRNRLRQEEIVEEIELMVGRR
- a CDS encoding response regulator, yielding MTEKHCLIVDDSKMSRMMVKKIILEAHPDWHIVEAENGQQAIDRAGEAKYDIILLDYNMPVMEGGQAAEIIRPMQAEAKIAFLTANVQEAVKNLAVQLHIDFIPKPITEAKIKAYVG
- a CDS encoding chemotaxis protein CheX, translated to MSDNLIENDEDFLDAVAEVLNIGMGYAASVLSEMVNEEVKLSVPGVTFVSRPEALKVIQAKTDRDVSGVCQQFDGVMGGDVLLLFPEEKSLQLVRAVLQQDLSLEDLTEMEQEAMAEIGNVILNGCLCSIADLFNQRISGGIPEFVKGSLADILADNELREKVEACVLLLNMEFSLDKNRVEGYVTFLMDVESMSIFKQSVKSYLGM
- a CDS encoding response regulator; translated protein: MVGNSKPDLDFVRSSLFQAIFENCQFGLIVVNRACAVVAWNPWMAKCSGIDAERAFGKSLAELFPNVAGGSLQRAIDVALSHGMSSIISHTLNRNPLPLTAASGAAIDQQLKVTPLNTEDSSLCLIQINDITAAVKRDSQLLDNVAELSFHKYAFDQHAIVAVTEVDGTITYVNDLFCKVSQYSREELIGQNHRLLNSGLHSQQFFRDMFKVIGKGKVWQGDICNRTKSGELYWVSTTIVPDIGQNGKPRRYLAIRTDITERKRAEEAANAATVAKSQFLANMSHEIRTPMNAILGLTRQVLETELTAEQREQLDKVRKSGQVLIRIINDILDFSRFESGAVALEQLPIRLETVLQEVTDLFGAQIEEKGLEMFVDIHPDTPFYVMGDPHRLTQILNNLISNAIKFTENGEIYLSVQADGRTEKTVTLVFSVRDTGIGVSADKIESLFNPFVQADNSTTRRFGGSGLGLAISRKLVELMGGRIEMTSTCGQGTCVNFSIEVGLMPGEAVLSHTSAGDLQSLLGKRVLIVDDIESSRNILSRLIGLWGMHAVMAGSGEEALVAIEQALRERWPFYAVLLDWRMPGMSGLQVAAELKKRLSGGEANDPLKVLMVTAYDKQALLRHPDAHFVDNVLSKPILPSKLFDALLSRKTNPDVVAPELTRRRFEGLRVLLVEDHDINQEVAVNFLKKRGVDVTVAWHGLEAVEFVKRRTFDLVLMDLHMPVMGGQEATRLIREMPQGRNLPIVAMTAAILDEDRRACLEAGMDDFIPKPVEPTDLARVLELFSRRGPLAAQVEQAAIITHRPILDVTQSLRLLDGDIALLQRLISSFIERFHDITAQLSALLAKRNPKEAANMIHAVKGVAANLGASALADACSRLMEEIKLDSGTLSLDAFNAVFTETVKEMQVFLGKHPQAASVKVEENDYVASAETLLELEPYLLRQEIIPDALLEALDQLAADNSDGSALLRQLKYHLDNFDHRQAREVFANWKWSTGGQA